A section of the Citrobacter farmeri genome encodes:
- a CDS encoding DUF2946 domain-containing protein — translation MGKIRQSGFQQRAACLALFAILLIVIAPLISVALQKDPMSAMPGMHHEMSTMAEFGEHDRGSPPVPIPVDHGEACGYCVLLAHVPGIILALVILLCGVLLRVQDNPIRPTVQHWHFFPWLYPDTRAPPRRSVLSCF, via the coding sequence ATGGGTAAAATTCGTCAGTCAGGTTTTCAGCAGCGTGCGGCATGTCTCGCGCTGTTTGCGATCCTGCTGATTGTTATTGCCCCGTTGATCTCCGTGGCGCTGCAAAAAGATCCGATGAGCGCAATGCCCGGTATGCATCATGAGATGAGTACGATGGCAGAGTTCGGAGAGCATGACCGAGGTTCTCCTCCTGTCCCGATCCCCGTCGATCACGGCGAAGCCTGTGGCTACTGTGTATTACTGGCTCACGTTCCCGGGATTATTCTGGCCCTGGTTATTCTGCTCTGCGGTGTCCTGCTCAGGGTGCAAGACAACCCCATTCGTCCGACGGTTCAACACTGGCACTTCTTCCCCTGGCTGTATCCTGATACTCGCGCGCCGCCGCGCAGGTCTGTGCTTTCCTGTTTCTGA